The Nitrospira sp. genome contains a region encoding:
- a CDS encoding carbamoyltransferase, giving the protein MSYILGISAFYHDSAACLIRDGDIIAAAQEERFTRRKHDPGFPSHAVAYCLKEAGISLAELRYLVFYDKPLVKFERLLETYLAFAPKGLQSFVAAMPVWLKEKLLLRTLLTKEFLALAPDMKQSELPQLLFGEHHESHAASAFYPSPYDKAVVLCMDGVGEWATTSAWLGEGNVLTPLWEIPFPHSLGLLYSAFTYYTGFKVNSGEYKVMGLAPYGEPKFVKAIYDHVLDLKADGTFRLNMDYFNYCTGLTMTGDKFDELFGGPPRKAESKLTQREMDLARSIQEVTEEVMLRVTRTLHRETGIESLCMAGGVALNCVGNGRILREGPFKSIWIQPAAGDAGGAVGAALTAWYQYENQPRNATGADRMRGSYLGPRHTNAEIEEFLKQADAPYELLDDDTFFERVAKDLAEGKVVGWLQGRMEFGPRALGGRSILGDPRNTKMQSVMNLKIKYRESFRPFAPSVLRERVSDFFDMNTDSPYMLLVAPVREQRRLPVPTDHAGLWGIDLLNVPRSDIPAVTHLDYSARIQTVHEDTNPRYYRLLKAFESQTGYAVLVNTSFNVRGEPIVSTPEDAYRCFMRTEMDVLVLESCVLYKSLQKPLVGDTNWQKEFELD; this is encoded by the coding sequence ATGAGCTACATCCTTGGCATTTCAGCGTTCTATCACGATAGCGCGGCGTGCCTCATTCGTGATGGAGACATTATCGCCGCAGCACAGGAAGAGCGGTTTACGCGAAGGAAGCATGATCCGGGTTTTCCTTCTCATGCCGTGGCCTACTGTTTGAAAGAGGCAGGAATCTCCCTGGCCGAACTCCGCTATCTCGTCTTCTACGATAAACCACTCGTGAAATTCGAGCGTTTGCTTGAAACTTATCTGGCATTCGCTCCGAAAGGCCTCCAGTCGTTTGTCGCGGCTATGCCGGTATGGCTGAAGGAAAAGTTGCTGCTCCGAACCCTGCTCACCAAGGAATTCCTCGCCTTGGCCCCGGACATGAAACAGTCTGAACTCCCCCAATTGTTGTTCGGGGAGCATCATGAATCCCATGCGGCCTCCGCCTTCTATCCGTCGCCCTATGACAAAGCCGTGGTTCTGTGCATGGACGGGGTGGGCGAGTGGGCGACGACCTCCGCCTGGCTCGGCGAGGGCAATGTATTGACTCCGCTCTGGGAGATCCCCTTTCCTCACTCCTTGGGACTTCTCTATTCCGCCTTCACGTATTACACAGGGTTCAAGGTAAACTCAGGTGAATACAAGGTCATGGGATTAGCGCCCTATGGTGAACCAAAATTCGTCAAGGCGATCTATGATCACGTGCTCGATCTGAAGGCCGACGGGACGTTCCGCTTGAATATGGACTACTTCAACTACTGTACCGGACTGACCATGACGGGGGACAAGTTTGACGAGCTCTTCGGCGGGCCTCCGAGAAAAGCTGAGAGCAAGTTGACACAGCGAGAAATGGACCTGGCGCGCTCGATTCAAGAGGTGACCGAAGAGGTGATGCTTCGCGTGACCAGGACGCTGCACCGGGAAACCGGGATCGAGTCTCTCTGCATGGCCGGCGGCGTGGCGCTGAATTGTGTGGGAAATGGACGGATTCTTCGGGAAGGTCCATTCAAGAGCATTTGGATCCAACCGGCAGCCGGAGATGCGGGAGGAGCGGTCGGTGCGGCGTTGACTGCCTGGTACCAGTATGAGAATCAGCCGAGGAACGCCACGGGCGCGGATCGAATGCGAGGAAGTTATCTGGGGCCGCGACATACGAATGCTGAAATCGAAGAGTTTCTCAAGCAAGCGGATGCCCCCTATGAGTTGCTCGATGACGACACGTTTTTTGAGCGGGTGGCCAAGGACCTGGCGGAAGGCAAGGTGGTTGGGTGGTTGCAGGGCCGCATGGAGTTCGGGCCTCGCGCCCTCGGCGGTCGAAGCATTCTGGGCGATCCCAGAAATACCAAGATGCAGTCGGTGATGAATCTCAAGATCAAATATCGCGAATCATTCCGCCCATTCGCCCCGTCGGTGCTGCGAGAACGGGTGTCGGACTTCTTTGACATGAATACGGATAGCCCGTATATGCTGCTGGTCGCGCCGGTGCGGGAACAGCGACGACTTCCGGTGCCTACTGACCATGCCGGTCTTTGGGGAATCGATCTGCTGAACGTGCCGCGATCCGATATTCCCGCCGTTACGCATCTGGACTACTCCGCTCGCATTCAAACGGTACACGAGGACACCAATCCTCGCTATTACCGCTTGCTCAAGGCGTTTGAGTCGCAAACCGGCTATGCCGTGCTGGTCAATACATCCTTCAACGTTCGGGGAGAGCCGATCGTGAGTACGCCGGAGGATGCCTATCGGTGCTTTATGCGCACGGAAATGGATGTGCTCGTGCTCGAAAGTTGTGTTCTGTATAAATCCCTCCAGAAGCCGTTAGTAGGCGATACGAACTGGCAGAAAGAATTCGAACTCGATTAG
- a CDS encoding sxtJ translates to MERPTQPPTPKELRQFGLLVGAVFSVIGLWPVVFRSESPRLWALILGGLLIILGAVLPQSLTQVHRGWMKIGHVLGSINTRIILGIIYYLLITPMGLAMRLMGKDSMRRALAQDADTYRIVRAPRPREHMRNQF, encoded by the coding sequence ATGGAACGACCTACTCAACCTCCGACACCGAAGGAGTTGCGCCAATTCGGCCTCCTTGTCGGCGCAGTCTTTTCGGTGATCGGATTGTGGCCCGTAGTATTTCGAAGTGAGTCTCCTCGTCTCTGGGCGCTGATCCTCGGTGGCCTGCTGATCATTCTGGGGGCAGTTCTGCCCCAAAGCCTGACACAGGTTCATCGAGGATGGATGAAGATCGGCCACGTACTCGGCTCGATCAATACGAGGATCATACTCGGAATCATTTATTATCTCCTGATTACCCCCATGGGCCTTGCGATGCGGTTGATGGGCAAAGATTCTATGCGCCGGGCGTTGGCGCAGGATGCCGACACCTATCGGATCGTGCGCGCCCCGCGGCCTCGCGAGCACATGCGCAATCAATTCTAG
- a CDS encoding PAS domain S-box protein, which translates to MNQVPNPNTKRVVIGLTLVLFVSGYLLVVKAGVSDIRQLFSFLVASYLVVWGGYALATTIPRDEIRTQFVLLTFALGMGLLLIELPAWFRIIDYRELFAVTGSLPWERPHYVPDRELLAKPESHYTVKMQFSRGNIGQVLCLPPHPSEPFELKYDQNGFRNEEDLTTAEVAVLGDSYVESPMLPASQLATTELARLTRMSVANFGQSGYGPQQELAVLKRYVLPLHPKTVVWVFYEGNDLLDARGYPDTVSLLRTRWDSLDGFWERAFTKNSLSWLTRFLNGCVPNPYEKLQAARATVVDHEGKAHRLYIKGRFNSVSLTTQELHDLQMTVDVIQEAYQLVQQEGARFMVVFAPHAFRVYHDLAHFQGIGGGVTRWDVNDLPERLRQMMADISPEIDYLDLTPALRSAARNNTLVFLPDDTHWASDGHQVVAQALAKALTFGTRMYAKQPSPDQLNGEGVLASDAIMVRNLDGTIRYWSTGAKKLYGWEPEDALGTTSHRLLKTVFPVPLDMIEEMLRTTGYWEGKLVHKRRDGSQVIVVSHWELQQNPKSSDRSSTIVEVNRRTES; encoded by the coding sequence ATGAACCAAGTCCCCAATCCTAATACCAAACGAGTCGTGATCGGACTGACATTAGTGTTATTCGTCTCCGGTTATTTGCTCGTCGTGAAGGCCGGCGTTTCTGATATTCGGCAATTGTTCAGTTTTCTGGTCGCTTCGTATCTTGTGGTCTGGGGTGGCTATGCACTCGCTACGACTATTCCACGGGACGAGATCAGAACCCAGTTTGTGCTGCTGACGTTCGCCCTTGGAATGGGGTTGCTCTTAATAGAACTCCCTGCTTGGTTTAGAATAATTGATTATCGAGAGCTCTTTGCCGTCACGGGGAGCCTGCCATGGGAACGACCTCACTATGTGCCCGATAGGGAACTCCTGGCAAAGCCCGAATCTCATTATACCGTCAAGATGCAGTTTAGCCGGGGGAATATTGGGCAGGTGCTCTGTCTTCCGCCGCACCCATCCGAGCCGTTCGAGCTGAAGTACGATCAAAACGGGTTCCGAAATGAGGAAGATCTGACGACTGCCGAGGTAGCGGTCCTCGGCGATTCCTATGTCGAGTCTCCAATGCTGCCCGCTTCGCAGTTGGCGACGACCGAGCTGGCGAGACTCACGAGAATGTCCGTTGCTAATTTTGGACAATCCGGTTACGGCCCGCAACAGGAACTGGCGGTTCTCAAGCGCTATGTGCTCCCACTGCATCCCAAAACCGTCGTCTGGGTGTTTTATGAGGGTAACGATCTCCTCGATGCTCGCGGCTACCCGGACACGGTGTCGCTGCTCCGAACTCGATGGGATTCTTTGGATGGCTTTTGGGAACGCGCATTCACCAAAAATTCTTTGTCTTGGCTGACGCGGTTTCTCAACGGATGTGTTCCCAACCCATACGAAAAGCTTCAAGCAGCGCGTGCCACGGTTGTTGACCATGAAGGGAAAGCACACCGGCTGTATATCAAGGGGCGGTTTAACTCAGTGAGCCTTACTACGCAGGAACTTCATGACCTGCAAATGACGGTGGACGTGATCCAGGAGGCCTATCAGCTTGTTCAGCAAGAAGGGGCGCGGTTCATGGTCGTCTTCGCCCCGCATGCGTTCCGCGTCTATCATGATCTCGCCCATTTCCAGGGAATCGGCGGAGGAGTGACTCGGTGGGACGTCAATGATCTCCCCGAGCGTCTGCGCCAGATGATGGCCGACATCTCTCCCGAGATCGATTACCTTGATCTCACGCCTGCTCTCCGGTCGGCTGCGCGCAACAACACGCTGGTATTCCTGCCAGATGATACCCACTGGGCAAGCGATGGGCATCAAGTGGTTGCTCAAGCTCTAGCCAAGGCCCTCACGTTTGGAACGAGAATGTACGCGAAGCAGCCCTCACCCGACCAGTTGAATGGCGAGGGTGTCCTTGCCTCCGACGCGATCATGGTCCGCAATCTCGATGGGACGATTCGGTACTGGAGCACAGGAGCGAAGAAACTGTATGGGTGGGAACCGGAAGATGCCCTGGGAACGACGTCTCATCGCTTGCTCAAAACCGTGTTTCCAGTCCCACTTGACATGATCGAGGAAATGCTCCGCACGACGGGATATTGGGAAGGTAAGCTCGTCCATAAACGCCGAGACGGATCACAGGTCATCGTGGTCAGTCATTGGGAGCTTCAACAGAACCCCAAGTCTTCCGATCGGTCCAGCACCATCGTCGAGGTCAATCGCCGCACTGAATCCTAG
- a CDS encoding acyltransferase, whose protein sequence is MVLFHCGFPGLSGGFIGVDVFFVLSGFLITGMLVKEIQETSNLNLLQFYARRVRRLLPAFALTLIVSLLVGAFILSPHELDLAGHAGRAAALYISNIFFDIQAGDYFARDVKSNPLLHTWSLAVEEQFYLFWPLLLLVTLRLWRTTKALATTLSVLTVVSLGVGVWYTGKGSTFAFYELPARAWEFGIGGLASLSTRGVFIIPRMWSFALGWVGILAVFGAAHFIAIVNDTNFPGWIALIPVLGTAAVLVAETESSSGGVGSVLRTAPLQVLGRLSYAWYLWHWPFLVFSEVLFPNITLPGKVVVAAASLMVAGLSYHLVENPVRYHPALLKRPILSVCFAGVITACLFGAAALSMQFATQLAEEPEMKAVSAAIHDGYRLPKQRCVTDIQSAEVKTCDFGNSSSAVTVVLFGDSHAMQWFNPLEKLAELNGWKLTTVVKSSCHSFDIRPLGHKAANLDSCAQWRETALKQIVAMRPTIVILGNLTTSLGQKDRANPWITHSLRDLTEGTRRTVQALEGLRVVIIRDIPYFQYDIPTCLARSIRHSWYPGGLCEADRSIVLNPAVFESERAGTQGLTNVRFIDITDRICQSDTCRPFQGDTVIYRDRHHVTGSYADSLMATLNEELLTIAKAPVDAASVVEDP, encoded by the coding sequence GTGGTCTTATTCCACTGCGGTTTCCCAGGGTTGTCCGGTGGGTTTATCGGAGTCGATGTTTTCTTTGTATTGTCCGGTTTTCTGATAACTGGAATGTTGGTCAAGGAGATCCAGGAAACTTCAAATCTTAACCTGTTGCAGTTTTATGCGCGCCGCGTCCGTCGGTTGCTTCCTGCGTTTGCGCTTACCCTCATCGTGAGTCTGCTTGTCGGAGCATTCATTCTGTCTCCACATGAGCTGGATTTAGCCGGACATGCCGGTCGAGCCGCTGCACTCTACATCAGTAATATTTTTTTCGACATTCAGGCCGGAGATTATTTTGCTCGTGACGTGAAATCAAATCCGCTGCTGCACACGTGGTCGCTCGCTGTAGAGGAGCAGTTCTATTTGTTCTGGCCGCTGCTGCTGTTAGTGACTTTACGGTTGTGGAGAACGACCAAAGCTCTAGCGACGACGCTTTCCGTACTGACGGTCGTTTCGCTGGGTGTCGGTGTTTGGTACACCGGGAAGGGGAGCACCTTTGCATTTTATGAATTGCCGGCACGAGCTTGGGAGTTTGGCATCGGTGGGTTGGCGAGCTTGTCTACTCGTGGCGTGTTTATCATACCGCGCATGTGGTCGTTCGCTTTGGGTTGGGTTGGGATCCTTGCAGTGTTTGGTGCCGCCCACTTCATCGCCATTGTGAACGACACGAACTTCCCTGGCTGGATTGCCCTCATTCCTGTCCTGGGCACTGCCGCAGTATTAGTTGCAGAAACGGAATCCTCAAGCGGCGGAGTTGGCAGTGTCCTCCGCACTGCTCCACTGCAGGTCCTTGGTAGACTTTCTTATGCTTGGTACCTTTGGCATTGGCCTTTCCTCGTATTTTCAGAGGTGCTATTCCCGAACATTACCCTGCCCGGAAAGGTTGTCGTCGCAGCTGCGTCTCTGATGGTCGCAGGCCTCAGCTACCATCTTGTCGAGAACCCAGTACGGTATCATCCCGCTTTGCTTAAGCGTCCAATATTGTCGGTGTGTTTCGCCGGAGTTATAACGGCGTGTCTGTTTGGGGCTGCGGCTCTATCCATGCAGTTCGCAACACAACTGGCAGAGGAGCCTGAGATGAAGGCGGTCTCTGCGGCGATTCATGACGGCTATAGGCTTCCGAAGCAACGCTGTGTGACCGATATCCAATCAGCTGAAGTCAAAACATGCGACTTCGGAAACTCATCATCAGCAGTCACTGTCGTATTGTTTGGCGACTCACATGCGATGCAATGGTTCAATCCGTTAGAGAAGTTAGCGGAGCTAAACGGATGGAAGTTAACAACGGTGGTGAAATCCTCGTGCCACTCGTTCGACATCCGACCGCTTGGTCACAAGGCGGCGAACCTTGATTCTTGTGCGCAGTGGCGTGAGACAGCACTCAAGCAAATTGTTGCTATGCGCCCCACGATTGTGATTTTGGGAAACCTGACCACCAGCCTTGGACAGAAAGATCGAGCCAACCCATGGATCACACATTCACTTCGCGATTTGACGGAGGGGACAAGGCGAACCGTGCAAGCCCTTGAAGGCTTGCGAGTCGTTATCATACGCGATATTCCGTATTTCCAATATGACATCCCGACCTGCCTCGCCAGATCCATCCGGCACTCCTGGTATCCCGGCGGCCTCTGTGAGGCAGACCGTTCAATTGTCCTCAATCCTGCAGTTTTTGAGTCGGAACGAGCCGGGACGCAAGGTCTGACCAATGTTCGGTTTATTGATATAACCGACCGCATCTGTCAGAGTGACACTTGTAGGCCGTTTCAGGGAGATACAGTTATTTACCGAGATCGCCATCATGTGACTGGCAGCTATGCTGACAGCCTGATGGCAACCTTGAACGAGGAATTGCTTACAATCGCGAAGGCCCCTGTTGATGCAGCCTCTGTCGTCGAAGATCCATGA
- a CDS encoding heparinase II/III family protein translates to MKKDQPMLRGAAYFIAPALVLCAIWFTVFTRYYVPSPVISKEVIERGRQQPSNVVLEELSKFRFFDDENHLFTVEEAEKILQGQYGYLGEPPRPVHLPFDSADIDQGSPNWQLFHGRLVIPRILLAAYRETGSEKFFLMARDIILGWAAYERRALIPKGALWNDHAVAERVLALAEFWAVYRHHPSYNADVAEALFVFAARSGIFSADPTRFTSSSNHGVMQNLALWHLSLAFPSLPEASRYSQLAVERLRKQMPFYISEEGVVLEHSAGYQKTGVDFLSMAFRYMTLHGMDVPDEWRHTYEKTKEVYARLRRPDGSLPMFGDTEGGIHLPGPVLSASVPGGIYGPLQGRLESVQPQTALYPIGGYSIWWDGLTNLLGSTQTVVAWSYFPNHAHVHADEMSVLLWARGQTWWTNVGYWPYGTEERREAESWNGSNAPHLAGENVASPRKTRLLGETRRDRLSFIDLERTGPQGYVARRQVAQALGDLWVVLDYTRGHDKDRTSTLWTTAHDVEVREGQIPGSYILSSPSNTAVMKTFILSSSGEIYQYKGSRSPFAGWQMAAGEVPKPASAIMVEQPASDSWSVAIWSLDDARSQAKQIAVVPSMQSWKGPENWTIVVPRGSGAIRLSRESDKISLAEGGASLSSMLGLAASEGIDRKVAEIYTATEDAKREYRKPRVRDEIAYRFRMTYFAIALFVFQEVFFFAYERFFSYGYTLLRGLSLIGWILVGIWLTVIKMSLI, encoded by the coding sequence ATGAAGAAAGACCAGCCCATGCTGCGTGGCGCAGCCTATTTTATCGCGCCAGCCCTCGTACTCTGTGCCATCTGGTTTACCGTCTTCACACGCTACTACGTCCCAAGTCCGGTCATCTCGAAAGAGGTGATCGAGCGAGGGCGCCAACAGCCATCGAACGTCGTTCTCGAGGAACTGAGCAAGTTTCGCTTTTTTGATGATGAAAACCATCTCTTTACTGTTGAGGAAGCCGAAAAAATTCTGCAAGGACAATATGGGTATCTTGGCGAACCTCCCAGGCCGGTTCATCTGCCTTTTGATTCTGCGGATATCGATCAAGGCTCACCTAACTGGCAACTGTTCCACGGACGTCTGGTCATCCCGCGCATATTACTTGCCGCGTACCGCGAGACAGGAAGTGAAAAATTCTTCCTGATGGCGCGCGATATCATTCTGGGGTGGGCAGCGTATGAACGGCGAGCTCTCATCCCGAAAGGGGCCTTGTGGAATGATCACGCCGTTGCGGAACGTGTTTTGGCCCTTGCGGAATTTTGGGCTGTGTACCGCCATCACCCTAGCTACAATGCCGATGTCGCCGAAGCCCTTTTTGTGTTTGCCGCTCGTAGCGGGATTTTTTCGGCCGATCCTACACGGTTCACCTCTTCGTCAAACCATGGGGTCATGCAGAACTTAGCGCTATGGCACCTGAGCCTGGCATTTCCATCTCTTCCTGAGGCCTCCCGCTATTCACAGCTGGCCGTTGAGCGGTTGAGGAAGCAGATGCCTTTTTACATTAGCGAGGAGGGGGTGGTCCTGGAACATTCAGCCGGTTATCAGAAGACCGGAGTAGACTTCCTTAGTATGGCTTTTAGGTATATGACATTGCACGGAATGGACGTTCCCGACGAGTGGCGACACACGTATGAGAAGACCAAGGAAGTATACGCGCGACTCCGAAGACCGGATGGCTCCCTGCCGATGTTCGGCGATACCGAGGGCGGCATTCACCTGCCGGGACCGGTGCTTTCCGCGTCAGTGCCAGGAGGGATATACGGCCCGCTACAGGGCAGGCTGGAGTCGGTACAGCCTCAAACTGCTCTGTACCCTATTGGTGGATATTCGATATGGTGGGATGGGTTGACTAATTTGTTAGGCTCCACCCAAACCGTTGTTGCCTGGTCGTACTTTCCCAATCATGCCCATGTGCACGCGGACGAGATGAGTGTATTGCTCTGGGCTCGGGGTCAGACATGGTGGACCAACGTCGGCTACTGGCCCTATGGCACTGAGGAGCGTCGTGAAGCGGAATCATGGAATGGCTCTAATGCCCCACATTTAGCGGGTGAGAATGTCGCGAGTCCACGCAAGACGCGGCTCCTCGGTGAGACTCGAAGGGACCGGCTCTCCTTCATCGATTTGGAAAGAACTGGGCCGCAGGGATATGTGGCACGTCGCCAAGTGGCGCAAGCCCTGGGTGATCTTTGGGTGGTTCTCGATTACACCAGAGGCCATGATAAAGATCGAACTTCTACTCTATGGACCACTGCGCACGATGTAGAAGTACGAGAGGGACAGATTCCAGGGTCGTACATTCTTTCAAGCCCATCGAACACGGCCGTGATGAAAACCTTTATTTTAAGCTCTAGTGGGGAGATATACCAGTATAAAGGCAGCCGATCGCCGTTTGCCGGATGGCAGATGGCTGCCGGGGAGGTTCCTAAGCCTGCCTCAGCCATCATGGTCGAGCAGCCAGCCAGCGATTCCTGGTCAGTGGCCATCTGGTCGTTGGACGATGCCAGATCACAGGCGAAGCAGATTGCAGTCGTGCCATCCATGCAGTCGTGGAAGGGGCCTGAGAACTGGACGATTGTGGTTCCTAGAGGCTCAGGGGCGATTCGACTGTCGCGCGAGTCGGATAAAATATCGTTGGCAGAGGGCGGTGCCTCCCTCTCGAGTATGCTCGGACTGGCAGCGTCTGAAGGAATCGATCGGAAAGTGGCAGAAATTTACACAGCTACGGAAGATGCGAAGCGAGAGTATCGCAAGCCAAGGGTTCGCGATGAGATCGCCTATCGATTCAGAATGACATATTTTGCGATTGCATTGTTCGTTTTTCAAGAAGTGTTCTTTTTCGCCTACGAAAGATTTTTCTCCTATGGCTATACGCTCTTGCGCGGACTCAGCCTAATAGGCTGGATTTTGGTGGGTATCTGGCTTACTGTAATCAAGATGTCCTTGATTTGA
- a CDS encoding DegT/DnrJ/EryC1/StrS family aminotransferase: MKDFLPFHRSDVGEEEVSEVVEVLRSGWLTTGPKVREFEREFAAMVGAEHAVAVNSCTAALHLALEAAGVGEGDEVLVPTMTFAATAEVVTYFNARPVLIDCLQDSLNLDTDRIEAAITNKTKAIIPVHFAGHPCDLKPIQTIAQRHNLHVIEDAAHALPARYHGKMIGGISDATCFSFYATKNITTGEGGMVTTNNAEWAARMRMMSLHGLSRDAWNRYSAQGSWYYEILSPGFKYNLTDIAAALGLAQLKKCERFWKGRERYAAMYRDGFQDLPEIMCPQTASHVQHAWHLYVIQLDLDRLRVGRDEFIRQLQQAGVGCSVHFIPLHLHPYHRDMGGYRPEDFPASSMVFQRIVSLPLYSKMTEDEMNRVIDTVRDLVERNRR; encoded by the coding sequence ATGAAAGACTTTTTGCCGTTTCATAGGTCTGATGTGGGTGAAGAAGAGGTATCAGAGGTGGTGGAGGTCCTTCGCTCGGGCTGGTTAACGACGGGTCCAAAAGTGAGAGAGTTTGAGCGAGAGTTTGCTGCGATGGTCGGAGCCGAACACGCGGTCGCCGTTAATTCCTGTACTGCTGCACTTCATCTAGCCCTTGAAGCAGCCGGCGTGGGTGAAGGAGATGAAGTGCTCGTTCCGACAATGACTTTTGCCGCAACGGCAGAGGTAGTTACGTATTTCAATGCACGGCCGGTCCTGATCGATTGCCTGCAAGATTCGTTGAATCTGGATACGGATCGCATTGAAGCGGCCATCACGAACAAAACCAAAGCGATCATACCCGTCCATTTTGCTGGACATCCGTGCGATCTGAAGCCAATTCAAACGATAGCACAGAGACATAACCTGCATGTAATTGAGGATGCGGCGCATGCCCTGCCGGCGCGATATCACGGCAAGATGATCGGCGGCATTTCTGATGCCACCTGCTTTTCATTTTATGCGACGAAGAATATCACCACCGGTGAAGGGGGTATGGTCACCACCAATAATGCCGAGTGGGCCGCTCGCATGCGAATGATGAGCCTTCATGGGCTCAGTCGGGATGCCTGGAATCGCTACTCTGCTCAAGGGTCCTGGTATTATGAGATACTCTCCCCAGGGTTTAAATACAATTTGACTGATATCGCTGCGGCGCTTGGGTTGGCCCAGTTGAAGAAGTGTGAACGGTTTTGGAAAGGACGTGAGCGATATGCCGCCATGTATCGGGACGGTTTCCAAGATCTTCCCGAGATTATGTGTCCTCAAACAGCCTCTCATGTGCAGCACGCATGGCATCTGTATGTGATTCAATTGGATTTGGATCGGTTGCGGGTCGGTCGAGATGAATTCATCCGTCAATTGCAGCAAGCTGGCGTTGGATGCAGTGTACATTTCATACCCCTTCATTTGCACCCCTACCACCGTGACATGGGAGGCTACCGACCGGAAGATTTTCCCGCTTCAAGCATGGTATTTCAACGGATCGTTTCATTGCCGTTGTATTCAAAGATGACGGAAGACGAAATGAATCGTGTGATCGATACCGTCCGTGATCTTGTCGAGAGGAACCGACGGTGA